One window from the genome of Paraclostridium sordellii encodes:
- the nikC gene encoding nickel transporter permease → MNIKEITQNLLKHKLTLLCFIFIIIVIIAGIFAPIIAPHDPLEMELTKKFMPISIEYPMGTDNMGRCIFSRIVHGIRPTIGFSLIACAVSSTFGIFIGMLSGFKGGKIDMIIMRLCDVLYSFPSLVLTLVIVSFLGPGIKNIIIAMICVQWIWYARVSRNLTIRERELSYVACSKLAGSSNIKILIKSILPNIFPQVLAIITIDFGHTILAVSGFSFLGLGVKAPLPEWGMMINDGRSFMHSNPMLMFWPGIMILLVVLSTNIIGDKLRDTLEEVVS, encoded by the coding sequence ATGAATATAAAAGAAATTACACAAAATCTTTTAAAACACAAGTTAACACTATTATGTTTTATTTTTATAATTATAGTAATAATAGCAGGAATTTTTGCACCTATCATAGCACCACATGATCCTTTGGAAATGGAACTTACAAAAAAATTTATGCCTATATCAATAGAATATCCTATGGGTACTGATAATATGGGCAGATGTATATTTTCTAGAATAGTTCATGGGATTAGACCAACCATTGGATTTTCTTTAATTGCATGTGCAGTATCATCAACTTTTGGAATATTTATAGGAATGTTATCCGGATTTAAAGGTGGAAAAATAGATATGATAATTATGAGATTATGTGATGTATTATACTCTTTTCCAAGTTTAGTTTTAACCTTAGTAATAGTAAGTTTCTTAGGTCCGGGTATAAAAAATATTATCATAGCTATGATTTGTGTCCAATGGATTTGGTATGCAAGAGTATCAAGAAATTTGACAATAAGGGAGAGAGAGCTAAGTTATGTAGCTTGTAGCAAATTAGCTGGATCATCAAATATAAAAATTTTAATTAAATCTATTTTGCCAAATATTTTTCCACAGGTATTAGCTATAATAACAATTGATTTTGGTCACACAATATTAGCAGTATCAGGATTTTCTTTTTTAGGACTTGGAGTTAAGGCACCTCTGCCAGAGTGGGGGATGATGATAAATGATGGACGTTCATTTATGCATAGTAACCCAATGCTAATGTTTTGGCCAGGTATTATGATTTTACTTGTAGTTTTAAGTACAAATATAATAGGAGATAAATTAAGAGATACTTTAGAAGAGGTAGTTAGTTAG
- a CDS encoding ABC transporter ATP-binding protein has protein sequence MGDNSVLKIDNLKIELIHKNQKLIAVKDVSFDLDPGKTIGIIGESGSGKSITCSAILGLLEDKKWIINGDIYFGETPIPYRSNKDMNKFRGKHIALITQNPMSAFDPLRTIRYHFIETLTTHKNMSKKEIEKKAIYILNKMKIQNPKNVLDSYSFELSGGMLQRIMIAIAIALEPEVLIADEPTTALDLTVQYEIIKILSKMQKDLGTSIILVSHDLGVISELADEVLVMYGGSIVEKAPLNEIMTSPKHPYTKGLISSRPNFSKERLAVLEGTPPNLFERRGGCEFYNRCNIKNEKCKDNIISSIKVNKNHEVRCIHFEEGAYSCGTA, from the coding sequence ATGGGAGATAATTCAGTTTTAAAAATTGATAATTTAAAAATTGAATTAATTCATAAAAATCAAAAGCTAATAGCAGTAAAGGATGTAAGTTTTGACTTAGACCCGGGAAAGACTATAGGAATTATAGGAGAAAGTGGTAGTGGTAAGTCTATTACATGTTCTGCAATACTAGGACTTTTAGAAGATAAAAAATGGATTATAAATGGAGATATTTATTTTGGAGAAACACCAATTCCTTATAGAAGTAATAAAGATATGAATAAATTTAGGGGAAAGCATATTGCACTAATAACACAAAATCCAATGAGCGCCTTTGATCCTCTAAGAACTATAAGATATCATTTTATAGAAACACTTACTACTCATAAAAATATGTCTAAAAAAGAGATTGAAAAAAAAGCCATATATATTCTTAATAAGATGAAAATTCAAAATCCTAAAAATGTATTAGATAGTTATTCTTTTGAGCTAAGTGGTGGTATGCTACAGCGTATAATGATAGCAATAGCAATTGCACTTGAACCAGAGGTATTAATTGCTGATGAACCAACTACAGCTCTTGATTTAACAGTTCAATACGAAATAATAAAAATACTTTCTAAAATGCAAAAGGATTTAGGTACTTCAATAATTCTAGTATCCCACGATTTAGGAGTAATATCAGAATTAGCAGATGAAGTACTAGTAATGTATGGTGGAAGTATAGTAGAAAAAGCACCCCTAAATGAAATTATGACAAGTCCAAAACATCCATACACAAAAGGATTAATATCATCTAGACCTAATTTTTCTAAAGAAAGATTAGCTGTATTAGAGGGAACACCACCAAATTTATTTGAAAGAAGAGGTGGATGTGAATTTTATAATAGATGTAATATAAAAAATGAAAAATGTAAAGATAACATAATATCTAGTATTAAAGTAAATAAAAATCACGAGGTAAGATGTATTCATTTTGAGGAGGGGGCATATAGTTGTGGAACTGCTTAA
- a CDS encoding MATE family efflux transporter, with protein MKENILKQGRISNLFIKFSVPAIIAMVIAGMQTVIDGLFLGNFIGSNAMASVSLGGPYIQFVIGFSMLISVGSLSFMGRSLGEGNKKLTQDIFKTSFILLSLGAIFFSFIGIVFSKNIGLALGANDILIDDVSKYIKVISICILPMCLAFLIGFADRLVEKPDLYFKGMIVSLIVNITLNYILIKKLQLGIFGAALATGVSYSSVFIVVVPPMLKKENVINLFVGKFNKDTIIPVVYNGSSEAMSALATVVSAYLFNNAFMKIAGESGVAAFTSINYISQFGMLTVFGIADGITSIISYNYGANQFDRVKSILKLSIVVSFIVCITTFIVLFFFSDNLITMFIGSDKFVVDLAVIGSKLYAFSFIFNGFSIIYSSYFTAIGYAKESIIIALSRGLVFIVIGISILPKFLGINGIWLTVPFAEVLTCIVSFYLMNKYRLPSTNTSIGELEYANTKQ; from the coding sequence ATGAAAGAAAACATATTAAAACAAGGTAGGATTTCAAACTTATTTATAAAATTCTCAGTACCAGCTATCATAGCAATGGTAATAGCAGGTATGCAAACTGTTATAGACGGTTTATTTTTAGGAAACTTCATAGGTTCAAACGCTATGGCTAGTGTTAGCCTAGGAGGACCCTATATACAGTTTGTTATAGGTTTTTCAATGCTAATAAGTGTTGGCTCTTTAAGTTTTATGGGTAGAAGTTTAGGTGAAGGTAATAAAAAATTAACTCAGGATATTTTTAAAACCTCATTTATATTACTAAGCTTAGGAGCTATTTTCTTTTCTTTTATAGGTATTGTGTTTAGTAAAAATATTGGCTTAGCCTTGGGGGCTAATGATATTTTAATAGATGATGTTTCAAAGTATATAAAAGTAATTTCAATATGTATATTGCCAATGTGTTTAGCTTTTTTAATTGGATTTGCAGATAGACTTGTAGAAAAACCTGATTTATACTTTAAGGGTATGATTGTAAGTTTAATAGTAAACATTACACTAAATTATATATTAATAAAGAAGCTACAATTAGGTATATTTGGTGCTGCTCTTGCTACTGGTGTTTCATACTCATCTGTATTTATTGTAGTTGTACCACCAATGTTAAAAAAGGAAAATGTAATAAACTTATTTGTAGGAAAGTTTAATAAAGATACCATAATTCCTGTTGTGTATAATGGCTCATCTGAGGCAATGTCTGCACTTGCAACTGTTGTATCTGCATATTTATTTAATAATGCATTTATGAAAATTGCTGGTGAGTCAGGAGTTGCAGCTTTTACAAGTATTAACTATATATCTCAATTTGGAATGCTAACAGTGTTTGGAATTGCCGATGGTATAACATCTATAATAAGTTATAACTATGGAGCAAATCAATTTGATAGAGTTAAATCTATATTAAAATTATCAATAGTTGTATCTTTTATAGTTTGTATAACTACATTTATAGTATTGTTCTTCTTTAGTGATAATTTAATTACTATGTTTATTGGTTCTGATAAATTTGTAGTTGATTTAGCTGTAATTGGATCTAAGTTATATGCTTTTTCATTTATTTTTAATGGATTTAGTATAATATATTCATCATATTTTACAGCTATAGGATATGCTAAGGAGTCCATAATAATAGCCTTAAGTAGAGGTTTAGTGTTTATAGTAATTGGTATTTCTATATTGCCTAAGTTCCTAGGTATAAATGGTATTTGGCTTACAGTTCCTTTTGCTGAGGTATTAACTTGTATTGTATCTTTTTATTTAATGAATAAATATAGATTACCATCTACTAATACTAGCATAGGAGAGTTAGAGTATGCTAATACGAAACAATAA
- the nikB gene encoding nickel ABC transporter permease produces MKKYVLKRLITLVPILIGISVVAFLLVRIMPGDAATAYLTNANIPVTEKNIQIAIKNLGLDKPIIVQYFDWIKNVIQFDLGTSYISKNLVSEELLSGLKYTMMLAATSLLWIFVISIPLGMYSAIHPGKKVDNLSRIFAFVGSSMPTFWLGFLLVQFFSIKLGILPVAGAEKLSNIILPSITLAFGYIPTYSRILRNSLLENMKSPSVTYARARGISERKILFNNVLRNSLIPTITSLGMNFGGMLSGSVIVENVFSWPGLGRVIVGSISQRDYPMIQGYIILMAVIFILSNLLADLACASIDSRIRLEG; encoded by the coding sequence ATGAAGAAATATGTTTTAAAAAGACTAATTACATTAGTACCCATACTGATTGGAATCTCAGTAGTAGCATTTCTTTTAGTTAGAATTATGCCAGGAGATGCAGCAACAGCATATTTAACCAATGCAAATATTCCTGTAACTGAAAAAAACATACAAATAGCAATAAAAAATCTAGGATTAGATAAACCAATAATAGTTCAATACTTTGATTGGATAAAAAACGTAATACAATTTGATTTAGGAACATCATATATATCTAAAAACTTAGTATCTGAGGAGTTATTATCAGGTCTAAAATATACTATGATGTTAGCAGCTACATCACTATTGTGGATATTTGTTATTAGTATTCCACTGGGTATGTACTCAGCAATTCACCCAGGTAAAAAAGTGGACAATTTAAGTCGTATATTTGCATTTGTTGGTTCGTCCATGCCTACATTTTGGCTAGGATTTTTATTGGTACAATTCTTTTCAATAAAATTAGGTATATTACCAGTGGCAGGAGCTGAGAAATTATCAAATATTATATTACCATCAATAACACTAGCCTTTGGATATATTCCAACTTACTCGAGAATATTACGAAATAGTTTACTAGAAAACATGAAGTCACCATCAGTTACTTATGCTAGGGCAAGAGGAATAAGTGAAAGAAAGATATTATTTAATAATGTTTTAAGAAATTCTTTGATACCGACAATAACTTCTCTAGGAATGAATTTTGGAGGAATGCTATCAGGAAGTGTGATAGTTGAGAATGTTTTTTCATGGCCAGGTCTTGGACGTGTAATAGTTGGGTCAATTTCACAAAGAGATTATCCTATGATTCAAGGATACATAATACTTATGGCAGTAATATTTATTTTGAGTAATCTTTTAGCTGATTTAGCATGTGCAAGCATTGATTCAAGAATAAGATTGGAAGGATAG
- the nikA gene encoding nickel ABC transporter substrate-binding protein translates to MIRGIRKKLSLFLTVSLITASMIGCSSSNIGGDKEGKKNDMLVIATANDIGDLNAHGYSPMYGQNFLYEGLTTFEEGEVKPALAEKWDVSEDGKEYTFYLRKNVNFTDGSQLNAKVVKKNFDAFLKNKDAHSFLESVNLMESVEVVDDYTVKIKYKESYYPVLQELALSRPVRIMAEASFPDDGDTSEKIKKPIGTGMWKLKEYKAGEYAILERNEDYWGEKPKFKEVKMVVTPDGDTAVNALKAGEVNMIFDVESRLSPDAFNELKSSGFKTQVSQPLSTVSLIVNATNGPTKDLKVRKALQHGVDKEVISKHVFYGLQEPADTLFDKNVPYCDINLEKYEYDLEKAGKMLDEAGWKLEEGKEYRSKDGKELELGFYYDGDNVIYKSLGEVLQSEYKKMGVKINLESQERQALIDKTKSGDFDITITETWGDPYDPHTLVASMKNDGYADYQAQKGLPMKKELDEKIGKVIVENDEKTRQNLYTDILTTLHDQAVYLPISKTTRLVACDKDLTGIKFNTLYYIPIEEVTRESK, encoded by the coding sequence ATGATAAGGGGTATTAGAAAGAAACTTAGTTTATTTTTAACAGTAAGCTTAATTACAGCGAGCATGATTGGATGCAGTTCATCAAATATTGGGGGAGATAAAGAAGGCAAAAAAAATGATATGCTAGTAATAGCAACGGCTAATGACATTGGAGACTTAAATGCACATGGATATAGTCCTATGTATGGTCAAAATTTTTTGTATGAAGGATTAACTACTTTTGAAGAAGGGGAAGTAAAGCCTGCATTAGCAGAAAAATGGGATGTTTCAGAAGATGGTAAAGAATACACTTTCTACTTACGAAAAAATGTAAATTTTACTGATGGTTCACAACTTAATGCTAAAGTAGTTAAGAAGAATTTTGATGCATTTTTAAAAAATAAAGATGCTCATTCTTTCTTGGAGTCAGTTAATTTAATGGAATCTGTAGAGGTAGTAGATGATTATACAGTAAAAATAAAGTATAAAGAGTCATATTATCCAGTTTTACAAGAACTTGCTTTATCTAGACCAGTTCGAATAATGGCTGAGGCATCATTTCCAGATGATGGAGATACATCTGAAAAAATAAAAAAGCCAATAGGTACAGGTATGTGGAAGCTAAAAGAATATAAAGCAGGAGAGTATGCTATTCTTGAGAGAAATGAAGATTATTGGGGAGAAAAACCAAAGTTTAAAGAAGTTAAAATGGTAGTTACTCCAGATGGTGACACTGCCGTAAATGCTCTAAAAGCTGGAGAAGTTAATATGATATTTGACGTTGAAAGTAGGCTATCACCAGATGCATTTAATGAGTTGAAATCAAGTGGATTTAAAACTCAAGTTTCACAGCCTTTAAGTACAGTTTCTTTAATCGTAAATGCTACTAATGGACCTACAAAAGATTTAAAAGTGAGAAAAGCATTACAACACGGAGTAGATAAAGAAGTTATTTCAAAGCATGTATTTTATGGATTGCAAGAACCGGCAGACACATTATTTGATAAAAATGTTCCTTATTGTGATATCAATTTAGAAAAATATGAATATGACCTAGAAAAAGCAGGAAAAATGCTTGATGAAGCTGGTTGGAAATTAGAAGAAGGTAAAGAGTATAGATCTAAAGATGGAAAAGAACTAGAATTAGGTTTTTATTATGATGGAGATAATGTCATATACAAATCTTTAGGAGAAGTACTACAAAGTGAATATAAAAAGATGGGTGTAAAGATAAACTTAGAATCTCAAGAAAGACAAGCTTTAATTGATAAGACTAAGAGTGGTGATTTTGACATAACTATAACTGAAACATGGGGAGATCCATATGATCCACATACATTAGTAGCTTCTATGAAAAATGATGGGTATGCAGATTATCAAGCTCAAAAGGGACTTCCTATGAAGAAAGAATTAGATGAAAAAATAGGTAAGGTTATAGTTGAAAATGATGAAAAGACTAGACAAAATCTATACACTGATATACTAACAACATTACATGATCAAGCAGTATACTTACCAATTTCTAAGACTACAAGATTGGTTGCATGCGATAAAGATTTAACTGGAATAAAGTTTAATACACTTTACTACATACCAATTGAAGAAGTTACTAGAGAGTCTAAATAA
- a CDS encoding MerR family DNA-binding transcriptional regulator: MKLSIGEVSKIFNISKETLRYYDKIGILKPEVNSQNGYRYYLFKHLEKLSLILGIKLLGISLADIKQTIGSEDLNEYKNLVSKQEEILKIKKKELEHLEYNLNKSKKILNTVTNFKNEYNFENLKISNQNYSLYALDMKKLLSSNICPIGTMSLEKELSYLNEEINDTYIYLYNIIENTNVYENENLLFIKENPKNIEILKKYLNNEDINSIKIDIHERCVSVNFYGTTKQINEYILSLNKYFNCPKNNMAYVKYEFYLPKKTDDVMYFVNINLNVSI, from the coding sequence ATGAAACTTTCAATAGGTGAAGTTAGTAAAATTTTTAATATAAGTAAAGAAACCCTTAGATATTATGATAAAATCGGTATTTTAAAGCCTGAGGTTAATTCTCAAAATGGATATAGATATTATTTATTTAAACATTTAGAGAAGTTAAGCCTAATACTTGGAATAAAGCTGTTGGGCATTTCTTTAGCAGATATTAAGCAAACTATAGGGAGTGAAGATTTAAATGAATATAAAAACCTAGTATCAAAGCAAGAAGAAATACTTAAGATAAAAAAGAAAGAGCTTGAACACTTAGAGTATAATTTAAATAAAAGTAAAAAAATATTAAATACAGTAACCAATTTTAAAAATGAGTATAACTTTGAAAACTTAAAAATATCAAATCAAAATTATAGTCTTTATGCATTGGATATGAAAAAATTACTAAGTTCAAACATTTGTCCCATTGGTACTATGTCTTTAGAAAAAGAGTTGTCTTACTTAAATGAAGAAATAAATGATACTTATATTTATTTATATAATATTATTGAAAATACTAATGTATACGAAAATGAAAACCTCTTATTTATAAAAGAAAACCCTAAAAATATTGAAATATTAAAAAAGTATTTAAATAACGAAGACATAAATTCTATAAAAATAGATATACATGAAAGATGTGTTTCTGTTAATTTTTACGGTACGACTAAGCAAATAAACGAGTACATACTATCTCTTAACAAATACTTTAATTGTCCTAAGAATAATATGGCTTATGTAAAATATGAATTTTATTTACCTAAGAAAACTGATGATGTAATGTATTTTGTCAATATAAATTTAAATGTCAGCATCTAA
- a CDS encoding serine hydrolase domain-containing protein yields MINILPKKLKLLYNSLLAFKEDNLANSFQTMYKIQPSKKISKGSEVFYFEKELQPLPNNFQFKEEKLSTDKFIEETNTTGLIVIHDDKIKYENYFLGANENTLLSSNSVCKSFVSSLLGIAISEGYISSVNDPIGKYVSELKDTELEKISIKDCLQMSSGIDFDEDTDMSKMSISMLLGKPAIKYISKLKTNTKPGKVRKYSSINTEIIGEVITNATGYSLSEYLEEKIWKRIGMEKDAYWTLSNNKELAMGGLSISLRDYARFARLYINNGKWNNEQIIPSNWIKDSIDTSEHHLRPGSNNDSYSAFGYGYKWWVPEGEEREFMAIGIYSQWIYINPNRNVIIVKTSAHPGFMDTDHELKTVELFRSIVDSVSSI; encoded by the coding sequence ATGATAAATATATTACCTAAAAAACTTAAACTGTTGTACAATTCATTATTAGCTTTTAAAGAAGATAATCTTGCTAACAGTTTTCAAACAATGTATAAAATTCAACCATCTAAAAAAATTAGCAAAGGGTCTGAAGTATTTTATTTCGAAAAAGAATTGCAACCATTACCTAATAATTTTCAATTTAAAGAAGAAAAACTCTCTACTGATAAGTTCATAGAGGAAACAAATACTACAGGGTTAATAGTTATTCATGATGATAAAATAAAATATGAAAATTATTTTTTAGGAGCAAATGAAAACACCCTATTATCATCTAACTCAGTTTGCAAATCATTTGTATCTTCATTACTTGGAATAGCAATTAGTGAAGGCTATATAAGTAGTGTAAATGACCCTATAGGAAAATATGTATCTGAGTTAAAAGATACTGAACTAGAAAAAATATCTATAAAAGATTGCCTGCAGATGTCTTCGGGAATTGATTTTGACGAAGATACTGATATGAGTAAAATGTCAATTTCTATGCTACTTGGAAAGCCAGCTATTAAATATATATCAAAACTAAAAACAAATACTAAACCAGGTAAAGTAAGAAAATATTCAAGTATAAATACAGAAATAATAGGAGAGGTTATAACTAATGCTACTGGATATAGTTTAAGCGAGTATTTAGAGGAGAAAATATGGAAACGTATAGGTATGGAAAAAGATGCATATTGGACACTAAGTAATAATAAAGAACTTGCAATGGGAGGCTTAAGTATATCACTAAGGGATTATGCACGTTTTGCTAGATTATACATAAACAATGGTAAATGGAATAATGAGCAAATTATACCTTCTAATTGGATTAAAGATTCAATAGATACAAGCGAACATCATTTAAGACCAGGTTCAAATAATGATTCTTATAGCGCTTTTGGTTATGGATATAAGTGGTGGGTACCAGAAGGGGAAGAGAGAGAATTTATGGCTATAGGTATATATAGTCAATGGATATATATTAATCCAAATAGGAATGTCATTATTGTAAAAACAAGTGCGCACCCTGGCTTTATGGATACTGATCATGAATTAAAAACGGTTGAATTATTTAGGTCCATTGTAGATAGTGTATCATCTATATAA